The region AAGCGGGCCGCATTTGTACCTACATTGGGACTTACCCCATGGATCGCCTGGAAGAGAATTTTGATTGGCGCGAGCGTCCACGCCTGGTCGAAGAAGTCGCACGTGTGATTCGCGGGCGGATCTACAGCGGCCAGTACGCGCCGGGCCGGCCGCTACGTCAGGTCGAATTGGCGGAGACGCTGCGCATCAGCCGCACGCCGCTGCGCGAAGCGCTGCGCATTCTGGAGCAGGAAGGCCTGGTCACGGCCGACACCGTCCGCGGTGTGAATGTCATCAACGCCGGACCACGTCAGATCCTGGATGCTTATCAGGTGCGCCAGGTGCTCGATGGCCTGGCGGCGCGACTGGCCGCGGCGTGTTCCGCCGACCGCGCCATCGCCGAGCTGCAGCCGGTTCTGGAACGTCAGCGCCAGACCTTGGAACCTTGGGACATCGGCGAATACACCGCTGCCAACGTCGACTTCCACACCCGCATCTTTGAATTGAGCGGCAACGAGTATGTGATCCGCCAGATCCCGACCATCTACATGACGTCGCAGGTTTTTCGTCCTGGGGCAAAGCACGAGCGCGCGGCCGATGCCGTGCAGGAGCATACGGCGATCATGCAGGCCATCGCGGACGGCGATGCCGCTTCCGCTGAACGCCTGGCGCTCACGCATGTGCAGAAGACCATCGACATGGTCGTAAGCTGGCTACCCGTCACGAGGAAATCATGAACGATCTGCATTACCTGTCCGCCGTCGAGCTGTCCGAGCTGATCCGCAGCAAACAACTATCGCCGGTCGAGCTCACGCGCTCCACGCTTGAACGGGCCGAACGCCTTCAGCCTGCGCTCAATTGCTTTATCACCCTGTGCGGCGATGAAGCGCTTGACGCTGCGCGAACCGCCGAGCAGGAGATCATGGCTGGCCGCTACCTGGGCCCGCTGCACGGCATTCCGTACGCCGCGAAAGACCTGGTGGACACTGCCGGTGTCCGTACCACCTATGGCACCCTCGCCTACAAGGACCACATCCCCGAGCAGGATGCCGTGGCCGTGGCGCGCTTGAAGCGCGCGGGCGCGGTGCTTTTCGGCAAGACCACCACGCCGGAGTTCGGCAGCCAGTGCATTACCCGGTCGCCCTTGTTCGGCGACACGCGCAATGCGTGGAGTGCCGCGCATTCAAGCGGGGGCTCCAGCGGCGGCGCGGCCGTCGCCGTGGCCGCCGGCATCGGGCCCATCGGCATCGCGACCGATGGCGGCGGGTCCACCCGCATCCCGGCTGCCGTCAACGGCGTTGTAGGTCTGAAGCAGAGCCTGGGCGTAGTGCCGCACAGCCAGGCCCAGGACGCTTTCGGCAATCAGACGTATGTCACGCCGATTTCGCGCACGGTGATGGACACGGTTCTGATGTTGGACGCGATGGCGGGCGCGCATGGTTGCGACCCGTGGTCGCGGGCGCGCGGTACGCCGTCCGTCGCGGAGGCCGGCAAGACAGGTTCATTCGCCGGTCGGCGGATCAGATACTGTCTCGCGCCCAAGGGAAAGCTGGTGGAACCCTCAGTCCAACTCGCCTTCCAGGCCGCATTGGACACGATGGCCGGCGCCGGTGCCTTGCTCGAACCCTTCGAGGCAGGCGACGAATTCGACGTGGAACCCATCTGGCGGACCGTCAACCATACCGTGTGGCGCTCCCGCTTCGGCAAGCTGGTGCAGGAGCGTCCCGCCGATTTCAGCGCGACCTTCATCCGGCAGATCGAATCGGCCGAGCACTTCAGCGCCGCCGATTATCAGGACGCCATGTTCAGCCGGACCCGCCTGTTCCGCCATGTCGAAAACCTGCTGGAAAATGCCGACATCCTGGTCACGCCGACCTTGCTGCGCCCTGCCCTGCCTTTGGATCAGGACCTGTTCTCTCCATTCGAGATCGCCGGCCAGCGCATTGAAGGCATACGCAGCAACTGGTTCCCGTGGACCATGCCCTTCAACATGACCGGCAACCCGGCCATCAGCCTGCCCAACGGTTTCGACGCGGCGGGCTTGCCGATAGGCATTCAGTTCATCGGGTCGCTGGGCCAGGACAACGCGCTGCTGCAATTGGCGCTGGCATTCGAAGCGTTGACGCCGCAGCACTATGGGAGACCCGTCGCTTGAGTGGGTTGACCGTTATTGCGGCTGGATCTTCGCGACCTTGACCCACTCGGCCCAATTGCGCCGGTCGTCTTTCACAAACTGGGTGAATTGAGCGTGATCCATCGTCTTGATGGACACGCCATACCCTTCGAACCTGGCCTTTACGTCAGGCTTGTTCAGTTCACTCTCCAGCGCGGCCTGCACTTTCTCGATGATGTCTTTCGGCGTGCCCGCGGGCGCGGACAGGCCATACCAGCCGACCACGCTGAAGCCGGGCAGATACGTCGACATCGTCGGCACATCGGGCCAGGCGCTCTGCCGCTCGGTACCCGTCACCGCCAGGGGCCGCAACTGGCCGCCCTTGAGTGGTCCCATCGCTGTCAGGTAATCCACGAAAGCAAAATCGATCTGCCCGCCGATCAGGTCGGTGATGATCTGCGTGACGTTCTTGTAGGCCACGCCGTTGATCGGCAGCCTGGCCTGCGCCTTCAACAGTTCCGGGGGCACCTGCGACGAGGAACTGTAATAGCCGAAAAACACTTTATCGGGATGCGCGGACGCATACGCCGTCAGATCGGGCAGCGTCTTGAACGGGCTGTTCGGCGCGACCAGCGCAACCGATCCGAAGGTGCCGATCAAGCTGATCTGCTCAAAATCCTTCACCGCGTCGTAGGGAAGTTCCTTGTACAGATATTGATTGGCCGAATGCGTGGAACTGGTCGACACCAGAAAGGTGTAGCCATCGGGCGCGGCGTTACGCACATAGGCTGTACCCAGAATCCCGCCGGCACCAGCGCGGTTCTCGACGATGGTGCCTTGCTTCAGCTTGTCCTCCAGGATGCGGGCCACCAGACGCGCGATCAGATCCGCGCCACCGCCCGCGGCCGATGGCGCCACGACCTTGATCGTCCGGCTCGGCCAGTCCGCGGCCTGCGCCAGGGTCGCGGTGCCCACGCCGGCCGCCAGCAGCCCCAGCGTCAATGCGGCGGCCAGGCCGGCACGATACCGCTTCAGGTTGAACATGTTGTCTCCTCGTGATCTCGTCACTTATTAGTTGAATGTCTTGTTGTACCAGCCCTCGATCACGCGGGCGCTTGCCACCCATCGATCCGAGTACATCATGCAGTGCACGGCATCAGCCAGATGCACGAATTCCAGGTTCAGGAATCTGGCCACGGCCGCGTCCTGTCCAACGGGATGGCGTTCAGGGTTGTCCCGCCCTGCCTCGATACAGATGCCTGGCGCGCGCTGTCTTGCAGCATCGACCACCACACGCAGCAGATACCGGTCGTTCAGAATGCTGGCGCCTTCGGGTGTCAACCGGTCCATCACCGACGCGACATCGACGTCATCGGCCACGCCGAGAAAACGGTCTCGAACCTGGGTTTTCGTGGGGATCGGGCAGATCGAGCCAGCCGGCATCGGCGTGACCGACTTGGCGCCAGGCAGATTGCCGGGTGGCGACGGCGCTATCAGCACCAGCCCCGCCACATCCCGAGCCGTGGCGCACAGCGCGGCAGGAAGCGCACCCATGCTGTGTCCGACGATGACCGACGGGCCGGGCAAGGCGCCATGCGCGGCGATTAGCTGCCGGCCCAGCTCCGCTACCGTGACATCCGCGAAATCGGCGCCTTGCGCGGCGGAGCCATGTCCTTGGAAATCAATGGCCGCACAGGCGATGCCCCGCTCGCTGAAATAGCGCATGTAATGGGCATAGCACCAGGCGCCGTGATATCCGCCGGGGACGAACAACAGCCGCGGCGCGTCAGGCTTGGGTGTAACGGCCGGCGTGTTGACGTACAGGCAATAGCGATCCATGACCTGTCGCGGCAGGCCATCGACATAGGAGAAGTCGAAATGGGCGGGCAAGGTCCCACGCGGGGCAATATCGGTCATGGCGGCTTAGAACAAAGGCGATCAACAGGCTTCGGCGGGACAAGGCAGCCCCGCAGTATGCGCACGCGACTTTTATAAGTAAATTTTAATGTTTTAATATTTGTATTTGGAAAACTTATAGCCACGCATTTTTTATGTCCTTGCCAGATATCTCGCCCGTGCAACTCCGGTACTTCCTGCTGGTGGTCGATACGGGCAGCTTTCAGGCGGCCGCCGCCAAGGCTTGCCGTTCACAGCCGGCCCTGTCCCTGGCGATCCGCCAGCTGGAAGCACGGCTGGGCCAGCCATTATTGGAGCAAGGCAACCGCTCCACGCTGACGCCTTATGGCCAATACTGTGTGCCCTTGATGCGGGATCTGCTGGCCCGTCACGACAGCACGTTGGACGCGCTGGAGCGGCACGCGCGCAGTGAAACCGGCACCTTGAGCCTGGGCACGATCACGGCTTTCGCCACCAACTGGCTACCCGAATTGGTAAGCCGGTACCGTGAGCAATATCCGAATGTCGCGCTACGTCTTTTGGACGATAACTCGATCAATATCACGCGCATGGTACTGGCTGGCGAAGTGGATTTTGGCGTGACGGCGGGCACCTCCGCCGACAAGGGCCTGACCTTCGAGCCCTTGATCACCGATGCGTTTGGATTGGTGTGCAGGCACGACCATGCCTTGGCGCGCAAGAAGAGTCTGCGTTGGGAGCAACTGGAAGGACTGACGCTTATCGGCACCACCGCGCACGGCGGTTTGACGGACAGGGAATGTGCTGAACCGGTACGGCGATGTGCGCTCTATGCGTCGAACATGATCTCGCTGCTGTCGATGATAGAACGCGGCGTCGGCGTCACCGTACTGGCCAAATACGGTTTACCGCCCTGGATGGATCAACTGGTTTTCGTGCCCTTGACCGAGCCGCGCGTGGAACGCACCCTGGGCATGCTGTGCCGGGCCGACCGCAGCTTATCCCCGGCGGCTGCGGCCATGCATGGCTTGATGAAGGACTGCTTCGCCGGGCGCCTGGCGCCTTGAAGCGCCCAGTGGGAAGCTTACCCGTCGCAGCACCAATCCAGCCTTAGAAGCTGCCGCGCAGCGTAAGGGTTGCGTTGCGCGATTCTCCGTAGAAGCTGCCCCAGCCCGGCGCGCCGATGGTCTGGTAGTACTTCTTGTCGAAAAGGTTGTTGACGTTCAGCGCCGCCGACCAGCGCTTGTTGAACTGGTAAGCGACGCGGGCGTTCCAGATCGCGTAGGAGCCTTGCGACACGCGCACGTTGCGCGTTTCCGTGTAGCTGCCGGTCTGATAATTCACGCCGCCCCCCACCGTAAAGGCGGACAAATCGCCGGGCAAGCGGTAATCGGTCCATAGCCTTAAGATGTGCTTGGGCGTGAACGTGCGGCCGAAGTTGGTGTTCAGCACTTCAGTGTCGTCCAGGAACTTCAGCGTGTTGAAGGTGTAGCCCGCGAACAGCTGCCATCCCCTGGCCACCTCACCGCTGATTTCGGCATCCACCCCCTGGCTGCGCACCTTGCCGCTGGACTGGTAGCAAATATCACCCAGTGTGCATGCGTTCGTCAGGTCTTCCTGCGCCTGGTTTTTCTGATCGATGCGGAACACCGCCACTGAAGTATTGACCCGGCCGTCCAGCAGCTCGCCCTTGACGCCCACTTCGTAGTTCTTGCCCACGATGGGATCCAGCACCTTCCCCGATGCATCCAGGGCATTCTGCGGCTCGTAAATCTCCGCAAAGCTGGCATAGCCCGACCACTGCGGATTGAAAGCGTAGATCAACCCGCCGTATGGCGTGACGACACCGCTTTCCTTATACGGATCGGAGTACTGCCCCCCTGAATCGCGATAACGGCTGGTGTTTTCGTACCAGCTGACACGCGCCCCGGTCACCAGCGTCAAGGGATCGGCCAGGCTGAAGCGACCCACACCATAGACGCCGGTCTGCTTCATTTTCACGATGGTGGCGTCGCCGCGGTAGGCGTTATCGCGCAGCCAGTCGTCCGATGGCTCCGGGACATGATGATCCGGTCGCCAGACATCAACGGCGCGGTTCAGGCGAGCCAGCGCGAAATCGTTCTTGCTGGTCAGGTAGTTAAAGCTGGCGCCGACGCTCAACGTATGCTTGCGGCCGAACGCGTCGAAGGCGCCGTCCATATCCAGGTCAAGCGCTTTATTGTGCGTCGAGAAATCGAACACACCGGCATACAAGGACGGCCCCAGCAGCGTCGAGGGATTCACCGCGCCATCGGAGAAAGCGTATTTCGAATCGTTGGATTCCTGCGTGGACGTCGCGGTCAGCTTGAGCGACCAATCCTTGTTGAAGCGATGCGCAAGTTCCGCGAACGCCGACGTCTGCTTGCCATTCCAACGCGCCCAGTCCTGCCCCAAGGAAGTCGACCGCTTCAAACCCAGGTCGGCGCCGTTGGAGTAATGCGGCAGCCCGTGAAAAAACGGCGTGGATCGCAGTTCTTCATAGCTGACGCCGCCAGTCAGCGTCGTATCGGGCCCGAAATCGTAAGTCAGCACACCATACAGAACCCCGGTCCGGCTCTTGGCTTCGTCGTAGAAATACTCGCGGTCGTTGTAGCTGGCTACCCCACGCGCGCGCAACGACCCGGACTCGTTCAACGGCCCGGTGGCATCGATGTCCGCGCGGTAATTGTTCCAGGAGCCCACGCTGGTACTCATCTTCACCTGGTTCTCGGCGAGTGGACGTTTACGCACCAGGTTGACCGCCGCGCTGGGCGTGCCCGCGCCCTGCAGCAGCCCCGTGGCGCCGCGGATGATCTCCACGCGATCCAGGACCACGGTGTTGCTGGTAAAGCTGTTGGCCTGCGGGTAATAGAAGGCCCGGTTGACGCCGTCGAACTGATAGCTGTCAACGCGAAAGCCACGCGAGAACACGTAGTTTCCGCCCATCGGGCTCTTGTACAGCGTCATGCCCGTGCTGTTGGCCAGCACATCGTCCAGCGTATTGGCGTTCTGGTCGTCCATGCGCTGCCGCGTCACCACCGTGACCGACTGCGGGATGTCCTTCAAGGCTTGCTGGCCTTTGCCGATGGTCACCGTCCGGCTGGTATAGCTGCCGGAGTTTTCGGTGACGGCGGTGTCGGCCAGGCCCTCGACCGTGACCGGGTCGAACGTGGACATGCCGGAGCTAGTCTGAGGCGCGCGCCGCAGCCGATACCCTTCCCCGTTGGCATTGGCGACGGCCTCCAGGCCCGTGCCGGCCAACAGTCGCGCCAGCCCATGCTCCACCGTGTAGCGGCCCGTCACTCCCTGCGTCATCACCCCACGTGTCAGGGCCGGAGCCACGGCGACGGTGGTCTTGGCCGCGACCCCGAACTGGCCTAATGCCTCGTCCAGGGACGCGGGCGCGATGGCGAACGCGACGTCACCGGTGGCGGCCTGCGCCCACGACGTCGCTGGCACGGCCAGCGGCGCGGCCGTCGCCAAAGCAAGATGCAGGGTCAACCGCAAGCGCGCGGGCCGCGACTTCAGCGCAGAAGGCGCGGCAAGAGAGGATGAAGACTGGCGTATTGCCATGGGAAATTTTCCTGGTTCGTCGGATGGAGTGAGCAGACCGCGGGCGCCTCGTGGTCTCTCTATGTCTAACGAACCAGAATCGGGAAACTACGCCGTGGTTACAATTTTGTTGGTGAAGCGACCGAAGCATCGGGCCAGTGCGATCACGCTCGCCCCACGGTGACCCAGTAGCGCGTGCGGTACCGCAAGGACAAGCCGAGCACGCTGGCCAGCACTTCCAGCGCCTTGTCCGTGTCGTCGATCCGAAAAGCCCCCGTCACCTCGCGGCCAGCCACTTCGGGGTCGCAACGCAGGAATCCAGCGCGGTACCGGCCCAGTTCGGCCAGGAACTGATCCAGACGCATGCGGTTGCCGACCAGCATGCCCTGCGTCCAAGCCACGGTTTCGTCTTGTGCCGGGGTCACCGGCGACTGCGCGCCGGCGCCGAAATCCACCTGCTCCCCCGCGTGCAACACCATACTGGGCTGAGGGCCCACTGCCGGATCGATGCGCACCGCCCCTTCGAACACGGCCAGGCGCGTGGACTCCTGGTTATCGGTCAACTGCCGCAACATGAAGCGCGTGCCCAAAGGCGTCAGCAGGCCATTTCGGGTCTTTACGCTGAACGGCCGGCCCGCCGGATCCTGGGCCGTGGCGATCACAATCTCGCCGCTGCGCAGGTCGATCCTGCGTTGTTGCGAGTCGTAGTGCAGCGCGATGGTGGAATCGGTGTTCATCGTCAACACCGTGCCGTCAGGCAAGGTCAGGACGCGTTGCTCGCCGGTCGCGGTGCGATACACCTCAATTCCGCCCCACAGCCCCTCACGCACACCGATCAGCCCCACTGTTCCCAGGCCGATCCCGCCCATCACCCACTTGATGGCATTACGGCGCGTGCGCTGATCGCAATAGCGCAGGACGGTATTGCTTGCGGTGGCGGCGGCGACGTGCAGCCCCGTGGCGGCGTTCATGTCCTGGCTGATGCCTTGCAGGCGTTGCCAGGCGAGTTCATGGCGAGCGTCGGACGCCCGCCAGCGCGCACAGGCGGCCTGGGTGGCGGCATCGGGGGAGTCACCCGCGCGCATCATCCATTGCGCGGCCTGCTTGATGATGTCGGGGGGCAGGCGTTCGGCGTCTTGCGCGCTCATGCGTACAACACGGCGTAGCAGTGCTGCCAGGCCTTGACGATATCGCGCTGCACGGCGGCCACCGAGATGCCGAGTTGCTGCGCGATCTCCAGATAGGGCTGCCCTTCCACCTGCGCCAGAACGAAAACCCGGCGGACGCGCGCAGGCAGCTGCTCCACCTTCTGGCAAACCGCATTCAGGGCTTCGAGCACCAGCGCCTGCGTCTCGGGGCTGGGCTCGGTGGCTTCGCTGCGGCTGGCCAAGGTATCCAGGTAGGCCTGTTCGAGGGCGCGGCGGCGCGACTGATCGATCAGCAGCCGCTTGGCAATCGTGGTGAGGAAACCGCGCGGCTCGGCGAACACCGTGTATGACTCGGCGCGCATGACGCGCTCGAAGGTATCGTGCGCCAGATCCGCCGCATTTTCCGTATTGCCGCTGAGCCGGCGCCGCAGCATCTGCACGAGCCAGCCATGATGCTCGCGATACAGCCTGACGAACTCGTCAGAGGACGGATAGTTGACGGATTGCACGCGCGCCTGCCTCATCAAACGATAATGGGAATGATTATTGATTGTAAACCAACAATCTTCCGCTAGCGCTTGAAGGCGCGAACTGGAGCCCAACGGTACGAGGGCCGGGCGGCACCAGGAAGCATAAGGAAGTCTTATCGAGGGAATAACCGTCCACCGGTGCCAAATAGAGCCCCAGACGTCTAGTCTTACGCAAATATCGACACGTGGAACGTTCTCTCATCCGCATGTCCCTTCTTGATTCAAAGCAATTCATGCCCCACGCCCAACTCCCCCAAAACTACCAAGCCTGGACATGGCAAGGCAGCGCCGACCCCTTGGCATTGCAGCTGCAAACCCTGCCCATGCCACGCCCCGAACCCGGGCAGTTGCTGGTGCGCAACCGCATGATCGGCCTCAATCCGGTCGACTGGAAGGTGCTGGACGGCAAACTGCCCTCCTGGCAAACCGGCCATATCCCTGGTGTCGACGGCGCCGGCGTGGTGGCGGCCGTGGGTGCGGGCATTCCTGCTGAATGGCTGGGCCGCCGCGTCGCGTATCACACGACCCTGCACGGCCATGGCAGCTTCGCCGAATACACGCCCGTCGCGGCACGCGCGCTGCTGCGCCTGCCCGACGCGGTCGATGACGAGGTCGCCGCCAGCTTTCCATGTCCCGCGTTGACGGCCTGGCTGGCAATCGACAAAGTGCCCGTCAAGCCGCGCCAGCCCCTGCTGGTGAGTGGCGCGGGCGGCGCGGTCGGGCAATACCTGGTGCAATTTGCCGTCGCTCGCGGCTTCACCGTCACGGTGATGGCCAATGCCCGCCATTGGGACCGACTGCGCGCCCTGGGCGCAAGCGACTGCATTGCCGGCCCCTTGGCCGATAAGCAGGACTGGAGCGGCGACCGCCGTTTCTTCGCCGTCATCGACACCGTCAGCGGCGATCACGCAACGCGCATGGCCGCTGCCCTGCGGGCCAACGGCCACCTCGTCTGCATCCAGGATCGTGTGCCGCAATGGCCTTGCCCGCCATTCGGATTGACGTTGTCCATGCACGAAGTCGCGCTGGGTGCGCTGCATGTCCACGGCGACGACGCCGACTGGGCGCAACTGACTGCCGCGGGCGCAAGGATGCTGGACGATCTGGCACAGGGCCAGCTGCAATCCGAACCCCGCGTCATTCGGGACTTTGCCGAGTTGGCGTCCTTGCTGAATGCGCTGAAGCACCGCGATTTCTCCGGCAAGCCGCTGGTGCGCGTGTCGTGATATTTGCCTGACTGATGGCGGAAATAAAAAACCAGGATTGGATTTATTTCAGAGCGGCCACCATCATGACGTTGTCCCCACGAGATTCCGTGGTTTTGTCTGCCTGAACCCGGGAAACCCGGGAAATACTTCCATGAAAATGAACGCCATCCTCTGGCCTGAAGCCTACACGCCCGGCACCACCGAGAATTTTGCATCCAACGAGGTCATCGTCGCCGGCCTGACCGTCGCCGACATCTGGCCCCTGCTGGCCACGCCGTCGCAATGGCCGACCTATTACGCCAACTCTGCCAATGTGCGCTTCCATGACGGCAAGGGACCGGAGCTGGCCGACAGCGACCGCTTCTACTTCGAGACCTTCGGCTTCCCGGTCGAGGCGCAATGCACCGAATACGTCGCGCCGGCCGCGGGTCAACCGGGCCGCGTAGCCTGGCACGGCTGGGCTGGCGAGCAAGGCGCGGATAACCGCCTGGACGTGCTCCATGCCTGGCTGGTCGAGGACCTGGACGGCGGCCGCGTGCGCATCCTTACGCAAGAAGTCCAGAAGGGCAAACCGGCACAACAGCTGCACGACACCAAGCCCAATCCCATGATCAACGGCCATCAAGACTGGCTGGACGGCCTGGTCGCGGCCGCGCGCAAGGCCAGGCAGCCGTAATCGGGGCGCTCTTCACCGAGCGAGGGGGGCTAAGGGTTGATAAGATCAGGATTCAAAATTCCTGAGTCCCATAATTTTGAAGAATATCAAGGCCCTCGATCTCAACCTGCTCAAGGCCCTGGACGCCCTGCTCGACGAGCGCAACGTCACGCGGGCTGCGGCCCGGCTTGGCGTGACGCAGCCCGCGATGAGCGGAATGCTCACCCGCCTGCGCGCTGCCTTCGGGGATCCCCTGTTCGTCCGCGCTTCGCACGGTGTCGTGCCAACAGAACGCGCGCTGGATCTGGTCAAGCCGCTGCAACAGATATTGAGCGAGGTCGGTGCTCTGATCCAGCCACCCACCTTCGACCCCGCCACCGCGGAACAGACATTCACCATCGCGGCCACGGACTATGCGCTACGTGCCATCGCGGTGCCATTCCTGTCCGCTTTGAAACGGCAGGCCCCGCGTGTGCAAATCGCCCTGGTTCCGGTCGATGACGCGCAGATATCGGTCCAGCTGGAGCGCGGCGAAATCGACCTGGCCTTGCTGACGCCGGACAGCACGCCACCCGGCCTGCACGCGCGCAACCTGTTCGAAGAAAAATACGTGTGCGTCATGCGTGAGGGGCACCCGGCCGCACAGGGCCGCCGGCGCCTGACACCAACCCAGTTCTGTGCGCTGGATCATGCGCTGGTGTCCTACTCGGGTGGAGCGTTCAGGGGCGTGACCGACAATGCATTAGAAAAACTCGGAAAATCGCGGCGGGTCACGCTGTCGGTTAAATCCTTCCTCATCCTGCCCGAGATCCTGCGGGCCAGCGACCTGGTGGCCATCCTGCCCAGCCGGCTGGTGGCGGGCATGGAGGGCCTGACGGTGTTCGAGCCGCCGCTGGATATTCCCGGATTTACGAAGACTGCCGCATGGCACGAACGCACGCATCGCGACGCGGCCCAGCGCTGGCTGCGCGAGTTGCTCTTCGAGAATTGCGCGGTAAATCGACGCAAGCGATGAGCGGACACTCAAACCGGTTTTTACCCTAAGTGTTACAAAGTTCCCGGCCGACAGTCATTTGAATTAGAATTTTTGCCGGAATGACACGCCGATTCCACTGGGCTTTGAAAACTCGGGCGGACGCACGAGGATCAGTGTGACCCCTTTCATACATATTGAAGATAACCATCGCCTGACGCTGCTGATGTGCCAGCTGCCTCGCGCGAGGTATACGTGGTTCCTCCTCGTTGCGGACTGCGAGACGACCGGCTTTGGCCCGGATCGGCTTATCGCGGCCAGCGCGAAGTTCAATGGCGAAACGGAAGCCAGGAAAGAAGGAATGACCGCCCTGCTGGAGCAGAAGCGGCAAATCTCCCTCCCGTCAGTCGTCACCGAACCGGCACTTTGGGGCGATAGCCCGGTGCCCCTCGACCGGGACGACATAGACCTGCTTCTTGACGGAATGAGCGACCGCGCCGATGAGTTGGCCGATACGCTAAAGCTTATTCGACGACGCCTGTCCCACAAACACGAACATCGGGCGTCCCTGCCCGTTCTCGTCAACGAGCCTGCCAGGCTGCCCGCGCCAGTCGTAGCCGAAAAAACCTGGCGCCTGGCGGAGGGCCGCTTCTCGCTGCTCTCTCCCGACGGCGAATCGATCACCTTGTCGCGAACGGAGCAGCAGTTTCTTCTTGCGTTATTTCAAGCACCAGGACGCCAGCTGACTTACGAACAAGCCTATCAAGCGATCGCTCCACAACCGGGCGCGCTGCCACGATCGCATGGGTCACTATCCGTGCTGTTGAGCCGGCTGCGGACGAAATTCCGCAAGCTTGACCTTGAACTGCCTTTGCATACCGTGCGGGGACAGGGCTATGTATTTGCGGGCGCGACGACGATTTTGCCGACATAAGCACGTGCCGATCTGAATACGCTGATCCGAACGTCAATCGCAAAGTCCGGCAGCCTGGCGTTGCGCCCTTACCTCGCCCAAGGCGAATTTCAGCACGTCTTTGAGAGCCAGGGCCTGGCGCTTATTCGTATCCGACTTACGCGTGACCAAGGCCAGTTGATAGCATGGCGGTCGTTTACCAAGCCTTATTACCCGGACCGGATAGACCCGCAGCATACGGGGATCCGATATTTCCAGTATCGATACGCCTAGCCCCGCGCTGACCAGCGCCAATATCGCGCCACTGCTGTCCAGCTCCTTGCTCTCGCGCGCCTTGAGGTTGCGCGACTGGATATACCGGGCGGCCAGCACCCCCGTGGTGGTATTGCGTTCATAGCGTATCCACTCATATCGGCGAAACGCATCCGCCACGGTGAGCGTCCGTTCCTGAGGCGGGACGACCAGCACAAGCTCGCGCGCCTCCATGGGTTGCCAGTCCAGGCGGCTGGATGCGCCCTTTTCGGGCTGGGCGATCAGCGCCACATCCAGGTCTCCTGATTTCACCGCGGTCTGAAGCGCCAGGCTGCGGCCCGAGGACTGCCGGATATCCAGTTCGGGAAATTCAGTCGCACAGCGGCTGATGATCAAGGGAAGCAGCGGCGGGAGCATCGATTCCAGCAGCCCGACCGTTATCACCCCGCCTACCGCTATCTGGCTTTCATTGCGCAGGGCTTCGATACGCCCCAAGGCCTCTGTCATGATGCGTGCAGCCTTGATGGCCACGGGCATGGGCCGCAGCTGCGCGCCCGATCTGTCGAAGAGCGGCTGGCCGAAGTAGGCCTCCAGCTGCTTCATCTGGCT is a window of Bordetella sp. N DNA encoding:
- a CDS encoding helix-turn-helix domain-containing protein; protein product: MTALLEQKRQISLPSVVTEPALWGDSPVPLDRDDIDLLLDGMSDRADELADTLKLIRRRLSHKHEHRASLPVLVNEPARLPAPVVAEKTWRLAEGRFSLLSPDGESITLSRTEQQFLLALFQAPGRQLTYEQAYQAIAPQPGALPRSHGSLSVLLSRLRTKFRKLDLELPLHTVRGQGYVFAGATTILPT
- a CDS encoding LysR family transcriptional regulator, which produces MKRDAFATLQAVIRNGTLTAAAAERHLTVSAVSSQMKQLEAYFGQPLFDRSGAQLRPMPVAIKAARIMTEALGRIEALRNESQIAVGGVITVGLLESMLPPLLPLIISRCATEFPELDIRQSSGRSLALQTAVKSGDLDVALIAQPEKGASSRLDWQPMEARELVLVVPPQERTLTVADAFRRYEWIRYERNTTTGVLAARYIQSRNLKARESKELDSSGAILALVSAGLGVSILEISDPRMLRVYPVRVIRLGKRPPCYQLALVTRKSDTNKRQALALKDVLKFALGEVRAQRQAAGLCD